One Eubalaena glacialis isolate mEubGla1 chromosome 11, mEubGla1.1.hap2.+ XY, whole genome shotgun sequence DNA segment encodes these proteins:
- the LOC133100301 gene encoding immortalization up-regulated protein-like — protein sequence MEVDLSAALKSTSKKPQGAGQVGDPKHAPAKVQGADNLKHHHGHGHGHGHKHGTSSDSSCSSSDSENEAKPGAAGSEQHKSAPGKVKKPKVKKEKKKEKKEGKKKEEKKKEASP from the coding sequence ATGGAGGTCGATCTGTCGGCAGCCCTGAAGTCCACCTCCAAGAAGCCCCAGGGGGCAGGCCAGGTGGGAGACCCCAAGCACGCCCCCGCCAAAGTTCAGGGAGCTGATAACCTGAAGCATCAccacggccacggccacggccacggccacAAGCACGGAACCTCCTCAGATTCCAGCTGCAGCTCCAGCGACTCAGAAAATGAGGCGAAGCCCGGCGCTGCCGGCTCCGAGCAGCACAAAAGCGCCCCGGGCAAGGTCAAGAAGCCCaaggtgaaaaaggagaagaagaaggagaagaaggagggcaagaagaaggaggagaagaagaaggaggcttCCCCCTAA